The Artemia franciscana unplaced genomic scaffold, ASM3288406v1 Scaffold_6117, whole genome shotgun sequence sequence ATATAATCAGTTCATCACAGCTAAAATGCTCGATTATTCATGTTGATATTGAGTCTGATGACATTGACCATCTATCGCTTTCATTTACTACTGAACTGAAACGTAACCTTTGCAATGTTGCCCCTATTGGGAATTCTAAATGGTTTAAATGTagtaattggaaaagagccgatattgctttatatatattgtctttaTCTACACTGCTTAATTGTATTCGTGTGCCTTATCATCTACTCCAATTGCAAGTAAAGGGTAGTAAGCGTGATCTTGATAGATATTATGATGATATAATTAGATGtatgaaagaagctgaaaaaattgcgGTTCCCCAGGAACGTCTTCGTATAAAAACGCGGAAATCTATATGGGCTGCCGATCctgaattaaagaattttaaaaataaggcaaaactttGGCTTCGAATTTGGGTTGATTGTGGTAGACCTATAACGGGGTCTGTTGCGGATATAaagcagaaaacaaagaatgattATAAAAAGTACCTTAAATCTATTCGTTATAAGGGTATGGAATTTCCAGCCTCTAAAAAGGATTGGTCTAAGTTGATCAATTCTGAGAAGCTGGATAAAAGTGATCTTTATAATAGTGATTCGATTTCTAGTTCAACTTGGTATGTTTACTATTcgggaattttttccaaaattaatttttttgtgcagTCACATTATTCTCGgttactttctaaaattctaCCGCCTTCGCTTCATCAGGGCCATATTATTCCAGTATCAATAACTGctgttgaaaatgcaattaagcaactgaaatcttcatccattgatattgatggtattagtgtaaataatataaatccaaagtgtgttgttcttttatttcatttgcagttGTTGTTCCAAATGTGTTTAACATCTTCTCTGGTTCCGGATAGCTTTCTTTGTGGAAATGTCACCTCAATTCTAAAGCGGGGAAAACTCACTTCTCAATGTTCATCTTATCGCCCTATAACCACTACGTGTAACTTGAGTAAAAgccttgaatatattttaattcctcatttaaatgaaaatataaatttcggatCGAATCAAGTCGGGTTTCAAGCTGGTATTAGTTGTCAACATGCACACCGTGTTCTTTCTTCCGCCCTTAAGAATAGCATGGCTGAGGGGTCGCCACTTTATATGTGTACTTTGgacctttctaaagcttttgacaatgtagttcacagtcaagctttttttccctttttaataatggtgtaaatctttcagtcatttttcttcttcgtttttggtatgagaATTCTTTTCTCCGAATTAATAAGTCTGGATCTCCGTTTGTCCGTTTATGTCGAGGTGTCAAGCAGGGAGGGGTTTTATCacctagtatattcaaaatgtgcatttctggtattttagatgaaattagatcaaattatttattagactctcagatgtttcttatcttgcttatgcagatgaccttttacttttgtgtaaaaataagcaaggtcTCTCGTTTATGGTCTCAAAAGTTTCACATCTATTTTCTAATGTTGGTCTTTCTCTTAATgttgagaaatgtgaatttctagtttttaatggtccgacttcctctaatgctcccttagcttgtcgcggtttttcaataccctttgtttccacctttcggtggttgggtattactgttacgaattcaatttcttgcctacggcagtgcactgttcgtgatgttcaaaagaaaattcaaaccggctattctaagatagttgctaatcgagggaagtataatagacgtgcactcggtagactatatgctacattttgtgatcaatctgtcctttacctttctggtcttatccccttctaaagaaaaaagatattaatcagattcggattttttatttcagatattgtaaatttttactttatccccccttggtatagcaataggaagataattcgtaagtttgatgtccctgatataagtgcaaagttggccctcatgtatggaaggttgtcggaatcagctttttatcgtttatcgcctcatcatcctttggtccgtctgttcggttaatctcattgtagcataatgttttttctatttgtagtgtattttacttgtagtgtatttcatttttttttctttttgttactccacaagtgccataacttgttatgatgtgggttaaaaataaattattattattattattagacccacacacagacaatttatttttatatatatagatatatagattaaAGGGCCTCAACCAGtggatataaatataaaacagaCAAAGATTCTATAATTATAATTGGAGATAGAACAACCAGTGAATTACGTTTAGATGGAAAATAgataatgaaatatttaatataccccAAAGGCTGCCATCAAATGCTAAGATTGCCataaaattgataaattaaacgaaaacttaCCAAGTTTAAAGTTCGATTGTAATTCTACTCCAAAAAAGGAGGACCAGCGTAGCTCAGAGTTTAACTGAGATAGACATCCGCTATCACTTGaattgacaaaaaataatacCAGCATTTTAAAGTCCTTGTAGTATGCGATGGTTAAGCTCATGGTGAAGCGCTGAGGGTTCAACGGGAAGGGAAATCGGGAAGGCAGTTGAACGAAGCGTAGTTAAGGTGCTCCTTTTTTGGAGTAGAATTACGatcaaacttcaaacttggAAGGTCCtcgtttaatttatcaattctaCTTCAAAGCAGAGCACCTTAACTACGCTTCGAGTTAAACAGAGATTTTAAAGCTCACCATGAACTAAACCATCACTAACAATCAATAATAGCCCTAATGATAAAAATAGGCTTTTGTGCGAAAATTCATTTACAGTAAAATgttttcaaacacaataaatacAATTGATAAATTCCAAAGATAAATAACTGTCGTCTACTTTCTATTGGTCTGTCGTAGAGCCTTGCTTTAAGGTAACTGAGGTAGACCTGGTGCTATGAGCACCAAAAAGACTGAGATTTATAGCAGTAAAAAATAACACTTCTTAGATCCATCTAGAAATAGGTGGCTCGGACTCAGCAATATTAGGCTTACAGTATACATGAAAAAATTGGGTCGTCtctatttttatattacgtCATTATAATATAAGTAGCTAGTTACCGGATGTGTTACCGGACACAAGGAAGGCCaaaaatttatctctaatttgTTGTTGTACGGTTTCGTTGTTCTTAACAACACAttgatttgaaataaaactCTCAATTGTCATTATTGATCATATTACTATGTGAAAAACAGGCCtaaatctgaattttttcattaactgataaaatcaataaaattgctGATTTTTGTGTTAGTATCTTTATTTGAAGATTTTCAATATACTAAGCTGGTAAtctaaagagatcgaatacgcGTTTTACATCCCAAATACTAGAAAGCTTGAGAAGACTAGGCCGTCTATTAAAGACACCTCTAACAAACTTCTTGTGATTTAATTATTGCCTAACTGAAGGCTTGGTGAAATCACTGATTGCAGCATTAATGCACTATATCCAACAACAGAGTGAGGAAGCTCCGTAAGGAAGGTCAATGTCTCTAGCAAGAGTTGCCTCTAAGGACTGGATCACGTTTCTTCAACAAAAGTCGATCTTTTTTAGTGTGAACCCTTTACTGGTGCTTAGTCGATTCCCACCATCCATGCATGATAATATCGACAATGGAAGGAGAATACCCTTGGCGGCAAAGACCTTGCCGGAGATTACGCAAGCC is a genomic window containing:
- the LOC136043452 gene encoding uncharacterized protein LOC136043452; translation: MNRVKENKLDFVVLGDFNTDLDEQSYRSREILECMPPYVILKKDLSYSYIHQSGSVSNIDHIISSSQLKCSIIHVDIESDDIDHLSLSFTTELKRNLCNVAPIGNSKWFKCSNWKRADIALYILSLSTLLNCIRVPYHLLQLQVKGSKRDLDRYYDDIIRCMKEAEKIAVPQERLRIKTRKSIWAADPELKNFKNKAKLWLRIWVDCGRPITGSVADIKQKTKNDYKKYLKSIRYKGMEFPASKKDWSKLINSEKLDKSDLYNSDSISSSTWYVYYSGIFSKINFFVQSHYSRLLSKILPPSLHQGHIIPVSITAVENAIKQLKSSSIDIDGISVNNINPKCVVLLFHLQLLFQMCLTSSLVPDSFLCGNVTSILKRGKLTSQCSSYRPITTTCNLSKSLEYILIPHLNENINFGSNQVGFQAGISCQHAHRVLSSALKNSMAEGSPLYMCTLDLSKAFDNVVHSQAFFPFLIMV